One genomic region from Alosa alosa isolate M-15738 ecotype Scorff River chromosome 12, AALO_Geno_1.1, whole genome shotgun sequence encodes:
- the tmem174 gene encoding transmembrane protein 174, translating to MKHFRLKNLWKAMTVGQAGGAIEADASGGQSSPDSSPSRRPDPVDLGFTVVTSLPGPPRGQLDGSVSDRDKTGATLLFSGVFLGLVGMTFTAMGWINYEESRAFEWTQFLGPVLLSVGATFVFISICKFRMISCLACGQQEDDGGSDGRGAEDNSELSRNQSFVFAGINQPITLHRATVVQYIPPPYASVTQEPGVLSGQLPQGSAHSPPQYYSVCPLERPAQSRSASLVPSAPSSRRESRNPTGREEEEEEKNEAYDEEALDCVSPPAYEDLYPSLPNDNHT from the exons ATGAAACACTTCAGACTGAAGAACCTGTGGAAAGCCATGACCGTAGGACAGGCTGGTGGGGCGATTGAAGCGGACGCCAGTGGGGGTCAGTCCAGCCCAGACTCAAGCCCCAGCCGTCGGCCAGACCCTGTTGACCTGGGCTTCACCGTAGTGACCTCGCTGCCCGGTCCTCCTCGGGGCCAGTTGGACGGCAGCGTGTCGGACCGGGACAAGACGGGAGCCACGCTGCTGTTCTCGGGCGTCTTCTTGGGTCTGGTGGGCATGACCTTCACGGCCATGGGCTGGATCAATTACGAGGAGAGCCGCGCTTTCGAGTGGACGCAGTTCCTGGGGCCCGTGCTGCTCTCGGTAGGGGCCACGTTCGTCTTTATTAGCATCTGCAAGTTCCGGATGATCTCCTGCCTGGCCTGCGGTCAGCAGGAGGACGATGGTGGCAGTGACGGCAGAGGAGCCGAGGACAACAGCGAGCTGTCACGCAACCAATCCTTTGTCTTCGCGGGCATCAACCAGCCAATCACGTTGCACCGTGCCACTGTGGTCCAGTACATCCCACCCCCCTACGCGTCTGTCACGCAGGAGCCGGGTGTCCTCAGTGGTCAGCTCCCGCAGGGCTCCGCCCACAGTCCGCCGCAGTACTACAGCGTGTGCCCGCTAGAGCGTCCAGCTCAAAGCCGCAGTGCCAGCCTTGTGCCCAGCGCCCCGTCCAGCCGGCGGGAAAGCAG GAATCccacagggagagaggaggaagaggaggaaaagaatGAGGCTTATGATGAAGAGGCTTTGGACTGTGTCTCTCCACCAGCTTATGAAGATCTCTACCCATCTCTGCCCAATGACAATCACACCTAA